A window of the Acidovorax sp. YS12 genome harbors these coding sequences:
- a CDS encoding DUF2868 domain-containing protein: MRVTGPQLRTVLLAQAIEHTDSGRTLVSQPALEEATRSAVAAARARGVQRVGVGDVVLQRAAAIAEHASARDATVAALRQPGARWRWLARGLPLAALLLGLAIDRIANAHRVDLLSPPLLLVLAWNMAVYLLVAWQAWRPPRPQPCAWLQGLGHIGRPGGPRGLAARIAADFHARWLAHAAGALRQRTACVLHLCAAAWGAGIALSLLLRGLVVRYQFGWESTFLDATQVHAIAAVLFWPLTALFGLAPFTLPEIAAAQNFAGEGTAGSRWVWMYVGLLLLAVVLPRLALAAWAHWRGAHWQGRIDLESAAFDALRASLPGDWVIGLQGPQAQVLQDVQSAHGDRLRFTCASEPVDAVLAWGGGAPPPAWQAAPRLALRWEDFGASWVLEPALFDRLDAALPAHRPALARLRAAWVERNARRFDQSVQALAQHLRACASLPPGDAAAPYAQQVQALDAALRALHGLAPAAPVAGHAPLPAPRHADGTALALGTSAGAAAGAAAGAKAGALIDLGTGGLTLGAGTALGALLGGTTAWAVRAFQKKDEGRQALLRHAAEAACAHYLAIAHQARVPAHEAPGLARRWQAEVTGTVAAHEAGLAAALQAPAADTALPALLRAMLLGILQRSFAGAAEFE, encoded by the coding sequence ATGCGCGTGACCGGGCCCCAGCTGCGCACCGTGCTGCTCGCCCAGGCCATCGAGCACACGGACAGCGGGCGCACCCTGGTCAGCCAGCCCGCGCTGGAGGAGGCCACGCGCAGCGCCGTGGCCGCCGCCCGTGCGCGCGGCGTGCAGCGCGTGGGCGTGGGCGATGTGGTGCTGCAGCGCGCCGCCGCCATCGCCGAACACGCCAGCGCCCGCGACGCCACCGTGGCCGCGCTGCGCCAGCCCGGCGCGCGCTGGCGCTGGCTGGCGCGCGGCCTGCCGCTGGCGGCGCTGCTGCTGGGGCTGGCCATCGACCGCATCGCCAACGCGCACCGGGTGGATCTGCTCTCGCCGCCGCTGCTCCTCGTGCTGGCGTGGAACATGGCCGTGTACCTGCTGGTCGCGTGGCAGGCATGGCGCCCGCCCCGGCCCCAGCCCTGTGCGTGGCTGCAGGGGCTTGGCCACATCGGCCGCCCCGGCGGCCCGCGCGGGCTGGCGGCGCGCATCGCGGCGGACTTCCACGCCCGCTGGCTCGCGCACGCGGCCGGCGCGCTGCGGCAGCGCACCGCCTGCGTGCTGCACCTGTGCGCCGCCGCCTGGGGCGCGGGCATCGCGCTGTCGCTGCTGTTGCGCGGGCTGGTGGTGCGCTACCAGTTCGGGTGGGAGAGCACGTTTCTCGACGCCACGCAGGTGCACGCCATCGCCGCCGTGCTGTTCTGGCCGCTCACCGCGCTGTTCGGCTTGGCGCCGTTCACGCTGCCGGAGATCGCGGCCGCGCAGAACTTCGCGGGCGAGGGCACGGCGGGCAGCCGCTGGGTGTGGATGTACGTGGGCTTGCTGCTGCTCGCCGTGGTGCTGCCGCGCCTGGCCCTGGCGGCCTGGGCGCACTGGCGCGGGGCACACTGGCAGGGCCGCATCGACCTGGAGAGCGCCGCCTTCGACGCCCTGCGCGCCAGCCTGCCGGGCGATTGGGTGATCGGCCTGCAGGGCCCGCAGGCCCAGGTCCTGCAGGACGTGCAGAGCGCGCACGGCGACCGCCTGCGGTTCACCTGCGCCAGCGAGCCGGTGGACGCCGTGCTGGCCTGGGGCGGCGGCGCGCCCCCGCCCGCATGGCAGGCCGCGCCCCGGCTTGCGCTGCGCTGGGAGGATTTTGGCGCCAGCTGGGTGCTGGAGCCCGCCCTGTTCGACCGGCTGGACGCCGCCCTGCCCGCGCACCGCCCCGCCCTGGCGCGCCTGCGCGCGGCCTGGGTGGAGCGCAATGCGCGGCGCTTCGACCAGTCCGTGCAGGCGCTTGCGCAGCACCTGCGCGCCTGCGCCAGCCTGCCCCCCGGCGACGCGGCCGCCCCGTATGCGCAGCAGGTGCAGGCGCTCGACGCCGCGCTGCGCGCCCTGCACGGCCTGGCGCCCGCAGCGCCGGTGGCGGGGCACGCGCCACTGCCCGCGCCCCGCCACGCCGACGGCACGGCCCTGGCCCTGGGCACGTCGGCGGGCGCCGCCGCCGGCGCGGCCGCGGGGGCCAAGGCGGGCGCGCTGATCGACCTGGGCACGGGCGGCCTGACGCTGGGCGCGGGCACGGCCCTGGGCGCGCTGCTGGGCGGCACCACGGCATGGGCCGTGCGCGCGTTCCAGAAGAAGGACGAGGGGCGGCAGGCGCTGCTGCGCCACGCGGCCGAGGCGGCCTGCGCGCACTACCTGGCCATCGCCCACCAGGCCCGCGTGCCCGCGCACGAGGCCCCCGGGCTGGCCCGCCGCTGGCAGGCCGAGGTCACCGGCACAGTGGCCGCGCACGAGGCCGGTCTGGCGGCGGCGCTGCAGGCGCCCGCCGCCGATACGGCCCTGCCGGCGCTGCTGCGCGCCATGCTGCTGGGGATCCTGCAGCGCAGCTTTGCCGGCGCCGCGGAATTTGAGTGA
- a CDS encoding OmpA family protein: protein MRTSHRSLLGVAAAVVLLSGCANMSDTQRRTATGAGVGAVAGAVVGAATGGSVGTGAVLGAGVGALGTYIWSQHMEQQRRDMEQATQGTGVGVVQTADNQLKLDIPSDISFDTGRSDIKANFAPILERFADGLRNNPNAEVRIVGHTDSTGSDAINNPLSLARAESARNFLTLRGVSGARIQVEGRGSHQPVASNDTLDGRARNRRVEIYVGERPRG, encoded by the coding sequence ATGCGTACTTCTCATCGTTCCCTTCTGGGTGTCGCCGCGGCCGTCGTGCTGCTCAGCGGCTGTGCCAACATGTCCGATACCCAGCGCCGCACGGCCACCGGCGCGGGCGTGGGCGCCGTGGCGGGTGCCGTGGTGGGCGCGGCCACGGGGGGCAGCGTGGGCACGGGCGCGGTGCTCGGCGCGGGCGTGGGCGCCCTGGGCACCTACATCTGGTCGCAGCACATGGAGCAGCAGCGGCGCGACATGGAGCAGGCCACACAGGGCACTGGCGTGGGCGTGGTGCAGACGGCCGACAACCAGCTCAAGCTCGATATTCCGAGCGACATCTCGTTCGACACCGGCCGCTCCGACATCAAGGCCAACTTCGCCCCCATCCTCGAGCGCTTCGCCGACGGCCTGCGCAACAACCCCAACGCCGAGGTGCGCATCGTCGGCCACACCGACAGCACGGGCAGCGACGCCATCAACAACCCGCTGTCGCTGGCGCGCGCCGAGAGCGCGCGCAACTTCCTCACCCTGCGCGGCGTCAGCGGCGCGCGCATCCAGGTCGAAGGCCGTGGTTCGCACCAGCCGGTCGCCAGCAACGACACCCTGGACGGCCGCGCGCGCAACCGCCGCGTCGAGATCTACGTGGGCGAGCGTCCGCGCGGCTGA
- a CDS encoding MltA domain-containing protein, with protein MVHHTMPSSSASASKASSTIQPMISRPLRVVLTTLIVGTLAACSTPPPPAPQQPPAGMPAPVAPVPGDTGPLPPPLAQGKSRWVPVHWSELPGFDSDALHEAWNAWIKGCERPAPAFAPLCAEVRRLSIASAEEQRAWMVARLQPYRIESFDGRADGLLTGYYEPLMDAARLPGNGFNVPLYRLPASFERKPWYTRQQIETQPEAQAALAGRAIAWLRDPVDALVLHIQGSGRLRVTEPDGSQRLVRLAFAGTNDHPYQSVGRWLLDQGATRDATWPGIKAWLAANPQRVNELLWSNPRYVFFREEPLDGLDAAFGPKGAQGVALTPGRSIAVDRQSIPYGTPVWLASSGPQVQLARLVMAQDTGSAIVGAVRADFFTGWGPEAGDVAGRLKQGLRLWALWPK; from the coding sequence ATGGTCCACCACACGATGCCCAGCAGCAGCGCCAGCGCCAGCAAGGCTTCAAGCACAATCCAGCCCATGATTTCCCGACCCCTGCGCGTTGTCCTGACGACGCTGATTGTAGGAACGCTGGCGGCCTGCTCCACCCCGCCGCCGCCCGCGCCCCAGCAGCCCCCGGCCGGCATGCCCGCGCCCGTGGCGCCCGTGCCCGGCGACACCGGGCCGCTGCCGCCGCCGCTGGCCCAGGGCAAGAGCCGCTGGGTGCCGGTGCACTGGTCGGAACTGCCCGGCTTCGACAGCGACGCGCTGCACGAGGCCTGGAATGCCTGGATCAAGGGCTGCGAGCGCCCCGCGCCCGCGTTCGCACCGCTGTGCGCCGAGGTGCGGCGCCTGTCCATCGCCAGCGCCGAGGAGCAGCGCGCCTGGATGGTGGCGCGGCTGCAGCCCTACCGCATCGAGTCCTTCGACGGCCGCGCCGACGGGCTACTCACCGGCTACTACGAGCCGCTGATGGACGCCGCGCGCCTGCCCGGCAACGGCTTCAACGTGCCGCTGTACCGGCTGCCGGCCAGCTTCGAGCGCAAGCCCTGGTACACGCGCCAGCAGATCGAGACGCAGCCCGAGGCCCAGGCCGCGCTCGCCGGGCGCGCCATCGCCTGGCTGCGCGACCCGGTGGACGCGCTGGTGCTGCACATCCAGGGCTCGGGCCGGCTGCGCGTGACCGAGCCCGACGGCAGCCAGCGCCTGGTGCGCCTGGCTTTCGCCGGCACCAACGACCACCCCTACCAGAGCGTGGGCCGCTGGCTGCTCGACCAGGGCGCCACGCGCGATGCCACCTGGCCCGGCATCAAGGCCTGGCTCGCCGCCAACCCGCAGCGCGTGAACGAGCTGCTGTGGAGCAACCCGCGCTACGTGTTCTTCCGCGAGGAACCGCTCGACGGCCTGGACGCCGCCTTCGGCCCCAAGGGAGCGCAGGGCGTGGCGCTGACCCCCGGGCGCTCCATCGCCGTGGACCGGCAGAGCATTCCCTACGGCACGCCGGTGTGGCTGGCCTCCAGCGGCCCGCAGGTGCAGCTGGCGCGCCTGGTGATGGCGCAGGACACGGGCAGCGCCATCGTGGGCGCGGTGCGGGCGGACTTCTTCACCGGCTGGGGCCCCGAGGCCGGCGACGTGGCCGGGCGGCTCAAGCAGGGGCTGCGCCTGTGGGCGCTGTGGCCTAAATAA
- a CDS encoding PAS domain S-box protein: MLATLVWLAGRHEAGQIQERLARDAATAIADIRFALARNQQSLAVLGTGAAPNAAWQEQAAALLQAQRELVRIEWRGADLHSLAQAQSPYHPIDWSAATREDPHGSAAMACANARRLATPAYAGSYFQPYSDGLGAELLELCLPLAAANGRMEGFIVATYALQDLLSATTSHNLAGNQEVSFTDPDGTRLALIGATQRSARLFTTQQLLNLNGTALVLRMDGWHSEPHLFPSLVTALVAAMAVALAGVVAMLVRDNRRRLHAERELGEALAFRQAMEESLVAGLRARDLGGRVTYVNQAFCAMVGFSAQELLGRGMPAPYWPPELAAMYQQSLHRRSPQTAHEGLEAQYQRKDGTRLDVLIFETPLLDAQGQHQGWMSAVLDVSEQRRVEAQSRAAQERLEATAHLATVGEMASLLSHEINQPLAAISSYATGALNLLAPGGASDGGDAGTRSAPLQDLRSAVQHIADQAARAGRVVQGVHNLVRRRGQAREPVAAEALLGAVLPLIHLQARANGVRLVSSVEPGLPPALCERTMVEQVLLNLARNAIQAMEDTPPDTRVLELQVRAALPGAQSAWLEFVVVDGGKGIAPEVAAQLFTPFFTTRAQGTGLGLNLCRTVVEQHGGVIRFAANAPRGMVFLFTLPAGQSRNLPE; this comes from the coding sequence ATGCTGGCCACGCTGGTATGGCTGGCCGGGCGCCACGAGGCCGGGCAGATCCAGGAGCGCCTGGCAAGGGACGCGGCCACCGCCATCGCTGACATCCGTTTCGCCCTGGCGCGAAACCAGCAAAGCCTGGCGGTGCTGGGCACCGGCGCGGCGCCGAACGCAGCCTGGCAGGAGCAGGCCGCAGCGCTGCTGCAGGCCCAGCGCGAGCTGGTGCGCATCGAGTGGCGCGGCGCGGATCTGCACTCGCTGGCCCAGGCCCAGTCGCCCTACCACCCCATCGACTGGAGCGCCGCCACCCGCGAAGACCCGCACGGCAGCGCCGCCATGGCCTGCGCCAACGCCCGCCGCCTGGCCACGCCGGCATACGCGGGCAGCTATTTCCAGCCCTACAGCGACGGCCTGGGGGCCGAGCTGCTGGAGCTGTGCCTGCCCCTGGCGGCGGCGAACGGCCGCATGGAAGGCTTCATCGTCGCCACCTATGCCCTTCAGGACCTCCTTTCGGCCACCACCAGCCACAACCTCGCGGGCAACCAGGAGGTCTCCTTCACCGACCCCGACGGCACCCGCCTGGCGCTGATCGGCGCGACGCAGCGCAGCGCGCGCCTGTTCACCACGCAGCAACTGCTGAACCTCAACGGCACGGCGCTGGTGCTGCGCATGGACGGCTGGCACAGCGAACCCCACCTGTTTCCCTCCCTGGTCACGGCCCTGGTGGCCGCGATGGCCGTGGCCCTGGCCGGCGTGGTGGCCATGCTGGTGCGCGACAACCGGCGGCGCCTGCATGCGGAACGCGAGCTGGGCGAGGCGCTGGCGTTTCGCCAGGCCATGGAGGAATCGCTGGTCGCGGGGCTGCGCGCACGCGATCTGGGCGGCCGGGTGACTTACGTGAACCAGGCCTTTTGCGCCATGGTCGGCTTTTCCGCCCAGGAGTTGCTGGGGCGCGGCATGCCCGCGCCCTACTGGCCCCCCGAGCTGGCCGCGATGTACCAGCAGAGCCTGCACAGGCGCTCGCCGCAAACGGCGCACGAGGGCCTGGAGGCGCAATACCAGCGCAAGGACGGCACGCGCCTGGACGTGCTCATTTTCGAGACCCCGCTGCTCGACGCGCAAGGCCAGCACCAGGGCTGGATGAGCGCGGTGCTGGACGTGAGCGAGCAGCGGCGCGTCGAGGCGCAGTCGCGCGCCGCGCAGGAGCGGCTGGAGGCGACGGCCCACCTCGCCACGGTGGGGGAAATGGCCTCGCTCCTGAGCCATGAGATCAACCAGCCCCTGGCCGCGATATCGAGCTACGCCACCGGCGCGCTCAACCTGCTGGCCCCTGGCGGCGCCAGCGACGGCGGCGACGCTGGTACGCGCAGTGCACCGCTGCAGGACCTGCGCAGCGCCGTGCAGCACATCGCGGACCAGGCCGCACGCGCGGGCCGCGTGGTGCAGGGCGTGCACAACCTGGTGCGCCGGCGCGGCCAGGCGCGCGAGCCCGTGGCCGCCGAGGCGCTGCTGGGCGCCGTGCTGCCGCTGATCCACCTGCAGGCGCGCGCCAACGGCGTGCGCCTGGTCAGCAGCGTGGAGCCGGGGCTGCCCCCGGCGCTGTGCGAGCGCACCATGGTCGAGCAGGTGCTGCTCAACCTGGCGCGCAACGCCATCCAGGCCATGGAAGATACGCCCCCCGACACGCGGGTGCTGGAGCTGCAGGTGCGCGCCGCGCTGCCCGGCGCGCAGAGCGCATGGCTGGAATTCGTGGTCGTCGATGGCGGCAAGGGCATCGCCCCCGAGGTGGCGGCCCAGCTGTTCACGCCGTTCTTCACCACGCGCGCGCAAGGCACCGGCCTGGGCCTGAACCTGTGCCGCACGGTGGTCGAGCAGCATGGCGGCGTGATACGGTTCGCGGCGAACGCGCCGCGCGGCATGGTCTTTCTCTTCACGCTGCCCGCCGGGCAGTCCCGCAACCTACCCGAATGA
- a CDS encoding carbon-nitrogen hydrolase family protein, which yields MKIAAVQMVSGASLAANLAQTRGLLAQARDAGAELAVLPEYFAAMGHGDQDKLAQAEPLGSGPVQDFLADAARTLGLWIVGGTLPLRTGDATRVTNSSLAFAPTGERVARYDKIHLFQFENGRERYEEARVVAAGRQPVTLDIGARDGSLWRVGLSVCYDLRFPELYRALSQAGADLLLVPSAFTYTTGQAHWELLLRARAIENLAYVLAPAQGGQHENGRRTWGHSMCIDPWGQVQAQQAQGPGVVLGTLERPRMQAWRQQLPAREHRIL from the coding sequence ATGAAAATCGCCGCAGTGCAAATGGTCTCGGGCGCCAGCCTCGCAGCCAACCTGGCGCAGACGCGCGGCCTGCTCGCGCAGGCGCGCGATGCCGGCGCGGAACTGGCCGTGCTGCCCGAGTACTTCGCCGCCATGGGCCACGGCGACCAGGACAAGCTGGCCCAGGCCGAGCCGCTGGGCAGCGGGCCGGTGCAGGACTTCCTGGCCGATGCGGCGCGCACGCTGGGGCTGTGGATCGTGGGCGGCACGCTGCCGCTGCGCACCGGCGACGCCACACGGGTCACCAACAGCAGCCTGGCGTTCGCCCCCACGGGCGAGCGGGTGGCGCGCTACGACAAGATCCACCTGTTCCAGTTCGAGAACGGGCGCGAGCGCTACGAAGAGGCCCGCGTCGTCGCCGCGGGGCGCCAGCCCGTCACGCTGGACATCGGCGCGCGCGACGGCAGCCTCTGGCGCGTGGGTCTTTCCGTGTGCTACGACCTGCGCTTTCCCGAGCTGTACCGCGCGCTGTCGCAGGCCGGGGCCGACCTGCTGCTCGTGCCCAGCGCCTTCACCTACACCACGGGGCAGGCGCACTGGGAGCTGCTGCTGCGCGCGCGCGCCATCGAGAACCTGGCATACGTGCTGGCCCCGGCGCAAGGCGGCCAGCATGAGAACGGCCGCCGCACCTGGGGCCACAGCATGTGCATCGACCCCTGGGGCCAGGTGCAGGCGCAGCAGGCGCAGGGCCCGGGCGTGGTGCTGGGCACGCTGGAGCGCCCGCGCATGCAGGCCTGGCGCCAGCAGTTGCCCGCGCGGGAGCACCGCATCCTGTGA
- a CDS encoding response regulator transcription factor — translation MEPLNTACVFIVDDDAAVREALAWLLRSRRLHSESFDSAEAFAAALQARAPLRHSACLLLDIRMGALSGLALFEQLLAQGALATLPVIFLTGHADVRTAVDAVQRGAFGFYEKPFSDNALVDRIEQALRASGAQLAAQRAQAALAARLTELTERERDVMQLVAQGLPNKLIADQLGISVRTVEVHRARVFDKMQVKSAVELANVLRQDGGDQPRGRSPT, via the coding sequence ATGGAGCCCCTGAACACCGCCTGCGTCTTCATCGTGGACGATGACGCCGCCGTCCGCGAGGCGCTGGCCTGGCTGCTGCGCTCGCGCCGCCTGCACAGCGAGTCCTTCGACAGCGCCGAAGCCTTCGCGGCGGCGCTGCAGGCGCGCGCGCCGCTGCGCCACAGCGCCTGCCTGCTGCTGGACATCCGCATGGGCGCCCTGAGCGGGCTGGCGCTGTTCGAGCAGTTGCTCGCCCAGGGCGCGCTGGCCACGCTGCCGGTCATCTTCCTGACCGGCCATGCCGACGTGCGCACGGCCGTGGACGCGGTGCAGCGCGGCGCCTTCGGTTTCTACGAGAAACCCTTTTCCGACAACGCCCTGGTGGACCGCATCGAGCAGGCCCTGCGCGCCTCCGGTGCCCAGCTCGCGGCCCAGCGCGCGCAGGCCGCGCTGGCCGCGCGCCTGACCGAGCTGACCGAGCGCGAGCGCGACGTGATGCAGCTGGTGGCGCAGGGGCTGCCCAACAAGCTCATCGCCGACCAGTTGGGCATCAGCGTGCGCACGGTGGAAGTGCACCGTGCGCGCGTTTTCGACAAGATGCAGGTCAAGTCGGCCGTGGAACTGGCCAACGTCCTGCGCCAAGATGGCGGCGATCAGCCGCGCGGACGCTCGCCCACGTAG
- a CDS encoding TIGR02099 family protein, with protein MTESITHPPRLLRWVAGFARWALGLLLGMWLLLAVAWGLLHGLIVPRVGEFRPQLEAYAARALGVPVRIGALHARTEVLVPSFELEDVALLDADGRAALQLPRVVVALSPRSLLRMGFEQLYIERPALDVRRAADGRLFIAGLPFTPGGASDGGAADWLFSQGEVVVRGGTVRWSDALHTAPPLALEAVDIVLRNRGWRHSLRLDATPPPDWGERFTLMGQLREPLLSAHAGAWERWSGQLYALFPRVDVAQLRQHADLGDITLARGHGAVRAWIDVQRGQATGGTVDMRLADVHATLGAQLAPLALRGVAGRVSASHWNEGFELATQSLQFATEDGLVWPGGNLTLRQTQADGSHPAQGELRADRLDLAALAQIASALPLGDEAHGALRRYAPRGLVQDIDARWRGPWPHLQQYQIKGRATDLALAAPPADAAPGYQPQDFGLRGASVSFDLNQGGGKAQLAIAQGALALPGVFEEAVVPLQRLSATVRWSLQGEQIAVQASDLRFANADAQGQAQINWRTSDPARSPGKSRFPGILDLQGQLQRADGTRVHRYLPLSIDAEVRHYVRDAVQAGTSSQVRFKVRGDLHDLPFERPEQGEFHIAAKIQNATYAYVPPRLQGAGEPPWPALTQLSGELVFDRYSMAVRKASASFQGTPQLRMGQIEAQIPNLMHTEVAVQAQGRGPLADMLSVVAHSPIAALTTHALDQAKGSGQAEVQLKLALPVSQIHASRVQGNVAFSGSNEVQITPDAPVLSRVRGAVQFSDTGFALAGVRAQALGGEVRLEGGMRGADAPVQVRAQGLATAEGLRQAHELGLLARLAQHANGSTPYQFALAVRRGVPELQVTTALQGMALALPAPLNKAAEASQPLRFDRQLTREAAAPGGKAPLQDLLTLDLGALGKAQYLRDLGGAQPQVLGGSIGVGTGDAPGLPAAGVAANARLGHLDVDAWQNLAEELAGNTRGLQGTQAPAMQDYLPTRLALRADQVTLDGRTLHDLVVGATQDGGAWQASLDARELSGHVQYHPGSARDPAGRLHARLARLALPQSSATAVDTLLDEQPGTLPALDIVVQDFELGGRRLGQLEIEAQNRGGGDHAPREWRLAKFNLRTPEAQFTGSGNWALLAGEGARHAPERRTVMNMRLDINDAGELLGRLGMPGVVRKGKGRLEGQVAWVGSPINPDYRSMTGQLHVDMESGQFLKADPGLAKLLGVLSLQSLPRRLTLDFRDVFSEGFAFDFVRGDVRIERGVALTNNLQMKGVNAAVLMEGQADIQHETQNLHVVVVPEINAMTASLVATAINPVIGLGSFLAQVFLRGPLISAATQEFRIEGSWDDPRVVRLQRRKDAPGSPGKGENE; from the coding sequence GGCCCGCGCTCGATGTCCGGCGCGCCGCAGACGGCCGGCTGTTCATCGCCGGCCTGCCCTTCACCCCCGGGGGCGCCAGCGACGGCGGGGCGGCCGACTGGCTTTTCTCCCAGGGCGAAGTGGTGGTGCGCGGCGGCACGGTGCGCTGGAGCGACGCCCTGCACACGGCCCCACCGCTGGCCCTAGAGGCGGTGGACATCGTGCTGCGCAACCGCGGCTGGCGCCACAGCCTGCGCCTCGACGCCACGCCGCCGCCCGACTGGGGCGAGCGCTTCACCCTGATGGGGCAGCTGCGCGAGCCCTTGCTGTCCGCCCATGCCGGGGCCTGGGAACGCTGGAGCGGGCAGTTGTACGCCCTGTTTCCGCGCGTGGACGTGGCGCAACTGCGCCAGCATGCCGACCTGGGGGACATCACGCTGGCGCGCGGCCACGGCGCGGTGCGGGCCTGGATCGACGTGCAGCGCGGCCAGGCCACCGGCGGCACGGTGGACATGCGCCTGGCGGACGTGCACGCCACCCTGGGCGCGCAGCTGGCGCCCCTGGCCTTGCGCGGCGTCGCCGGGCGCGTCAGCGCCAGCCATTGGAACGAAGGGTTCGAGCTGGCCACGCAATCGCTGCAGTTCGCCACCGAAGACGGCCTGGTCTGGCCCGGCGGCAACCTGACACTGCGCCAGACGCAGGCCGACGGCAGCCACCCGGCGCAAGGCGAGCTGCGCGCCGACCGGCTCGACCTGGCGGCGCTGGCCCAGATCGCCAGCGCATTGCCTCTGGGCGACGAGGCCCACGGCGCGCTGCGCCGCTATGCGCCGCGGGGGCTGGTGCAGGACATCGACGCGCGCTGGCGGGGCCCATGGCCCCATCTGCAGCAGTACCAGATCAAGGGCCGCGCCACGGACCTGGCCCTGGCCGCGCCGCCGGCCGATGCCGCGCCCGGCTACCAGCCGCAGGACTTCGGCCTGCGCGGCGCCAGCGTGAGCTTCGATCTGAACCAGGGCGGCGGCAAGGCGCAACTGGCCATCGCCCAAGGGGCGCTGGCGCTGCCGGGCGTGTTCGAGGAAGCGGTGGTGCCGCTGCAGCGCCTGTCCGCCACGGTGCGCTGGAGCCTCCAGGGCGAGCAGATCGCGGTACAGGCCTCCGATCTGCGTTTCGCGAATGCCGACGCGCAAGGCCAGGCGCAGATCAACTGGCGCACCAGCGACCCGGCCCGCTCGCCCGGCAAATCGCGCTTTCCCGGAATCCTGGACCTGCAAGGCCAGTTGCAGCGCGCCGACGGCACGCGCGTGCACCGCTACCTGCCCCTGTCCATCGACGCCGAGGTGCGCCACTACGTGCGCGACGCGGTGCAGGCGGGCACGTCCAGCCAGGTGCGCTTCAAGGTGCGCGGCGACCTGCACGACCTGCCTTTCGAGCGGCCGGAGCAGGGGGAATTCCACATCGCGGCGAAGATCCAGAACGCCACCTACGCCTACGTGCCGCCACGCCTGCAGGGCGCGGGCGAGCCGCCCTGGCCCGCGTTGACGCAGCTCTCGGGCGAGCTGGTGTTCGACCGCTACAGCATGGCGGTACGCAAGGCCAGCGCCAGTTTCCAGGGCACGCCGCAACTGCGCATGGGGCAGATCGAGGCGCAGATTCCCAACCTGATGCACACCGAGGTCGCCGTCCAGGCACAGGGGCGCGGCCCGCTGGCGGACATGCTGTCGGTGGTGGCGCACTCCCCCATCGCGGCCCTCACCACGCATGCCCTCGACCAGGCCAAGGGCAGCGGCCAGGCCGAGGTGCAGCTGAAGCTGGCGTTGCCGGTCAGCCAGATCCACGCTTCGCGCGTGCAGGGCAACGTGGCCTTCTCGGGCAGCAACGAGGTGCAGATCACGCCCGACGCGCCGGTGCTGTCGCGCGTGCGCGGCGCCGTGCAGTTCAGCGACACCGGCTTCGCCCTGGCCGGGGTGCGCGCGCAGGCGCTGGGCGGGGAGGTGCGCCTGGAAGGGGGCATGCGCGGCGCCGACGCCCCCGTGCAGGTGCGGGCCCAGGGCCTCGCCACGGCCGAAGGGCTGCGCCAGGCGCACGAACTGGGCCTGCTGGCCCGCCTGGCACAGCATGCCAACGGCAGCACGCCCTACCAGTTCGCGCTGGCCGTGCGCCGCGGCGTTCCCGAGCTGCAGGTGACGACGGCGCTGCAGGGCATGGCGCTGGCGCTGCCCGCGCCGCTGAACAAGGCGGCCGAGGCCAGCCAGCCCCTGCGCTTCGACAGGCAGCTCACGCGCGAAGCCGCGGCCCCCGGCGGCAAGGCGCCGCTGCAGGACCTGCTGACGCTGGACCTGGGCGCCCTGGGCAAGGCGCAGTACCTGCGCGACCTCGGCGGCGCGCAGCCGCAGGTGCTGGGCGGCAGCATCGGCGTGGGCACGGGCGACGCGCCCGGCCTGCCTGCGGCCGGGGTGGCGGCCAACGCCCGGCTGGGCCACCTCGACGTGGACGCCTGGCAGAACCTGGCCGAGGAGCTGGCGGGCAACACCCGGGGCTTGCAGGGCACGCAAGCGCCCGCCATGCAGGACTACCTGCCGACCCGCCTGGCCTTGCGGGCGGACCAGGTGACCCTGGACGGACGCACGCTGCACGACCTGGTCGTGGGGGCAACACAGGACGGCGGCGCCTGGCAGGCCAGCCTGGACGCGCGCGAGCTCTCCGGCCACGTGCAATACCACCCGGGCTCGGCGCGCGACCCGGCGGGCCGCCTTCATGCGCGCCTGGCACGCCTGGCGCTGCCGCAGAGCTCAGCCACGGCCGTGGACACGCTGCTCGACGAGCAGCCCGGCACGCTGCCGGCACTGGACATCGTGGTGCAGGACTTCGAGCTGGGCGGACGCCGCCTGGGCCAGTTGGAGATCGAGGCGCAGAACCGCGGCGGCGGCGACCACGCGCCGCGCGAATGGCGCCTGGCCAAGTTCAACCTGCGCACGCCCGAGGCCCAATTCACCGGCAGCGGCAACTGGGCCCTGCTGGCGGGCGAGGGCGCGCGCCATGCGCCCGAACGCCGCACGGTGATGAACATGCGCCTGGACATCAACGACGCGGGCGAGCTGCTGGGACGCCTGGGCATGCCGGGCGTGGTGCGCAAGGGCAAGGGCCGTCTGGAAGGGCAGGTGGCCTGGGTCGGCTCGCCCATCAACCCCGACTACCGCTCCATGACCGGGCAGCTGCATGTCGATATGGAAAGCGGCCAGTTCCTCAAGGCCGATCCAGGGCTGGCCAAGCTGCTGGGCGTGCTCAGCCTGCAATCGCTGCCGCGGCGCCTCACGCTGGACTTCCGCGACGTGTTCAGCGAGGGTTTCGCCTTCGACTTCGTGCGCGGCGACGTGCGCATCGAGCGCGGCGTGGCCCTCACCAACAACCTGCAGATGAAAGGCGTGAATGCCGCCGTGCTCATGGAGGGCCAGGCCGACATCCAGCACGAGACGCAGAATCTGCACGTGGTCGTGGTGCCCGAGATCAACGCCATGACGGCCTCGCTCGTGGCCACGGCCATCAATCCGGTGATCGGCCTGGGCAGCTTCCTGGCGCAGGTGTTCCTGCGCGGCCCCCTGATTTCCGCCGCCACGCAGGAATTCCGCATCGAAGGCAGCTGGGACGACCCGCGCGTGGTGCGCCTGCAGCGGCGCAAGGATGCGCCGGGCAGCCCCGGCAAAGGAGAGAACGAATGA